From Lagenorhynchus albirostris chromosome 15, mLagAlb1.1, whole genome shotgun sequence, one genomic window encodes:
- the CD2BP2 gene encoding CD2 antigen cytoplasmic tail-binding protein 2 isoform X3, which yields MPKRKVTFQGVGDEDDEDEISPPKKKLVDPVAGAGGPGSRFKGKHSLDSDEEDDDEGSSKYDILASEDVEGQEAATLPSEGGVRITPFNLQEEMEEGHFDADGNYFLNREAQIRDSWLDNIDWVKIRERPPNQRPPSDSEEEDSLGQTPMSAQALLEGLLELMLPRETVAGALRRLGARGGGKGGSKGPGRPSSPQRLDRLSGLADQMVARGNLGVYQETRERLAMRLKGLGCQTQGPRDPTAPPSLDMFAEEVAEGELETPTPAQRGDAESPGDGLADVMWEYKWENTGDAELYGPFSSTQMQLCPLFLQTWVNEGYFPDGVYCRKMDTPGGQFYNSKRIDFDLYT from the exons ATGCCAAAGAGGAAAGTGACCTTCCAAGGCGTGGGAGATGAGGATGATGAGGATGAAATCAGTCCCCCCAAGAAAAAG TTGGTGGACCCTGTGGCTGGGGCAGGAGGTCCTGGGAGCCGCTTCAAAGGCAAACACTCTTTGGACAGCGATGAGGAGGATGATGATGAAGGGTCCAGCAAATATGACATCCTGGCCTCAGAAGATGTAGAAG GTCAGGAAGCAGCCACACTCCCCAGTGAGGGAGGTGTGCGGATCACACCCTTCAACCTGCAGGAAGAGATGGAGGAAGGCCACTTTGATGCTGATGGCAACTATTTCCTGAACCGGGAAGCTCAGATCCGAGACAGCTGGCTGGACAACATTGATTGG GTAAAGATCAGGGAGCGGCCGCCCAATCAGCGGCCGCCGTCAGACTCAGAGGAGGAGGACAGCTTGGGCCAGACACCAATGAGCGCCCAAGCCCTCCTGGAGGGCCTTCTGGAGCTGATGTTGCCAAGAGAGACAGTGGCTGGGGCACTGAGGCGCCTGGGAGCCCGAGGAGGAGGCAAAGGGGGCAGCAAGGGGCCTGGGCGGCCCAGTTCCCCCCAGCGCCTGGACCGGCTCTCCGGGTTGGCTGACCAGATGGTGGCTCGGGGCAACCTCGGAGTGTATCAGGAGACAAGGGAACGATTGGCCATGCGGCTGAAGGGGTTGGGGTGCCAGACCCAGGGACCCCGTGACCCCACAGCCCCACCCTCCCTGGACATGTTTGCTGAGGAAGTGGCGGAGGGGGAGCTGGAGACCCCAACCCCTGCCCAGAGAGGAG ACGCAGAGTCGCCCGGAGATGGTCTGGCCGACGTGATGTGGGAATATAAGTGGGAGAACACAGGGGATGCTGAGCTGTATGGACCCTTCTCCAGCACCCAGATGCAG ctctgccctctctTCTTGCAGACCTGGGTGAATGAAGGCTATTTCCCGGACGGTGTGTATTGCCGGAAGATGGACACCCCCGGCGGACAGTTCTACAATTCCAAACGGATTGATTTTGACCTCTACACCTGA
- the CD2BP2 gene encoding CD2 antigen cytoplasmic tail-binding protein 2 isoform X5 has translation MPKRKVTFQGVGDEDDEDEISPPKKKLVDPVAGAGGPGSRFKGKHSLDSDEEDDDEGSSKYDILASEDVEAWDACVFGAGQEAATLPSEGGVRITPFNLQEEMEEGHFDADGNYFLNREAQIRDSWLDNIDWVKIRERPPNQRPPSDSEEEDSLGQTPMSAQALLEGLLELMLPRETVAGALRRLGARGGGKGGSKGPGRPSSPQRLDRLSGLADQMVARGNLGVYQETRERLAMRLKGLGCQTQGPRDPTAPPSLDMFAEEVAEGELETPTPAQRGDAESPGDGLADVMWEYKWENTGDAELYGPFSSTQMQPPVFTSLKTSCVGRIMAPRDGHL, from the exons ATGCCAAAGAGGAAAGTGACCTTCCAAGGCGTGGGAGATGAGGATGATGAGGATGAAATCAGTCCCCCCAAGAAAAAG TTGGTGGACCCTGTGGCTGGGGCAGGAGGTCCTGGGAGCCGCTTCAAAGGCAAACACTCTTTGGACAGCGATGAGGAGGATGATGATGAAGGGTCCAGCAAATATGACATCCTGGCCTCAGAAGATGTAGAAG CATGGGACGCCTGTGTCTTTGGTGCAGGTCAGGAAGCAGCCACACTCCCCAGTGAGGGAGGTGTGCGGATCACACCCTTCAACCTGCAGGAAGAGATGGAGGAAGGCCACTTTGATGCTGATGGCAACTATTTCCTGAACCGGGAAGCTCAGATCCGAGACAGCTGGCTGGACAACATTGATTGG GTAAAGATCAGGGAGCGGCCGCCCAATCAGCGGCCGCCGTCAGACTCAGAGGAGGAGGACAGCTTGGGCCAGACACCAATGAGCGCCCAAGCCCTCCTGGAGGGCCTTCTGGAGCTGATGTTGCCAAGAGAGACAGTGGCTGGGGCACTGAGGCGCCTGGGAGCCCGAGGAGGAGGCAAAGGGGGCAGCAAGGGGCCTGGGCGGCCCAGTTCCCCCCAGCGCCTGGACCGGCTCTCCGGGTTGGCTGACCAGATGGTGGCTCGGGGCAACCTCGGAGTGTATCAGGAGACAAGGGAACGATTGGCCATGCGGCTGAAGGGGTTGGGGTGCCAGACCCAGGGACCCCGTGACCCCACAGCCCCACCCTCCCTGGACATGTTTGCTGAGGAAGTGGCGGAGGGGGAGCTGGAGACCCCAACCCCTGCCCAGAGAGGAG ACGCAGAGTCGCCCGGAGATGGTCTGGCCGACGTGATGTGGGAATATAAGTGGGAGAACACAGGGGATGCTGAGCTGTATGGACCCTTCTCCAGCACCCAGATGCAG CCTCCTGTGTTCACCTCCCTGAAGACATCATgtgtaggcagaataatggcccccagaGATGGCCACTTGTGA
- the CD2BP2 gene encoding CD2 antigen cytoplasmic tail-binding protein 2 isoform X1 gives MPKRKVTFQGVGDEDDEDEISPPKKKLVDPVAGAGGPGSRFKGKHSLDSDEEDDDEGSSKYDILASEDVEAWDACVFGAGQEAATLPSEGGVRITPFNLQEEMEEGHFDADGNYFLNREAQIRDSWLDNIDWVKIRERPPNQRPPSDSEEEDSLGQTPMSAQALLEGLLELMLPRETVAGALRRLGARGGGKGGSKGPGRPSSPQRLDRLSGLADQMVARGNLGVYQETRERLAMRLKGLGCQTQGPRDPTAPPSLDMFAEEVAEGELETPTPAQRGDAESPGDGLADVMWEYKWENTGDAELYGPFSSTQMQLCPLFLQTWVNEGYFPDGVYCRKMDTPGGQFYNSKRIDFDLYT, from the exons ATGCCAAAGAGGAAAGTGACCTTCCAAGGCGTGGGAGATGAGGATGATGAGGATGAAATCAGTCCCCCCAAGAAAAAG TTGGTGGACCCTGTGGCTGGGGCAGGAGGTCCTGGGAGCCGCTTCAAAGGCAAACACTCTTTGGACAGCGATGAGGAGGATGATGATGAAGGGTCCAGCAAATATGACATCCTGGCCTCAGAAGATGTAGAAG CATGGGACGCCTGTGTCTTTGGTGCAGGTCAGGAAGCAGCCACACTCCCCAGTGAGGGAGGTGTGCGGATCACACCCTTCAACCTGCAGGAAGAGATGGAGGAAGGCCACTTTGATGCTGATGGCAACTATTTCCTGAACCGGGAAGCTCAGATCCGAGACAGCTGGCTGGACAACATTGATTGG GTAAAGATCAGGGAGCGGCCGCCCAATCAGCGGCCGCCGTCAGACTCAGAGGAGGAGGACAGCTTGGGCCAGACACCAATGAGCGCCCAAGCCCTCCTGGAGGGCCTTCTGGAGCTGATGTTGCCAAGAGAGACAGTGGCTGGGGCACTGAGGCGCCTGGGAGCCCGAGGAGGAGGCAAAGGGGGCAGCAAGGGGCCTGGGCGGCCCAGTTCCCCCCAGCGCCTGGACCGGCTCTCCGGGTTGGCTGACCAGATGGTGGCTCGGGGCAACCTCGGAGTGTATCAGGAGACAAGGGAACGATTGGCCATGCGGCTGAAGGGGTTGGGGTGCCAGACCCAGGGACCCCGTGACCCCACAGCCCCACCCTCCCTGGACATGTTTGCTGAGGAAGTGGCGGAGGGGGAGCTGGAGACCCCAACCCCTGCCCAGAGAGGAG ACGCAGAGTCGCCCGGAGATGGTCTGGCCGACGTGATGTGGGAATATAAGTGGGAGAACACAGGGGATGCTGAGCTGTATGGACCCTTCTCCAGCACCCAGATGCAG ctctgccctctctTCTTGCAGACCTGGGTGAATGAAGGCTATTTCCCGGACGGTGTGTATTGCCGGAAGATGGACACCCCCGGCGGACAGTTCTACAATTCCAAACGGATTGATTTTGACCTCTACACCTGA
- the TBC1D10B gene encoding TBC1 domain family member 10B: METGPAPLVAPPRRHGAPAAPSPPPRGSRAGPVVVVAPGPPVTTATSAPVTLVAPGEARPAWVPGPAQTSDSALAPAPTVTGSTEVGLTLEASPEALRAQVSDPEPLVPEAVAGAERSMALAPGADSPKTEEARTSPDPGPGTLTGTCTRTPSRTAPGALTAKPPLAPKPGTTVASGVTARVAAVTAGQVTSGHGAAASASTGQAPEDPSGPGTGPSGTCEAPVAVVTVTPALEPAENSQDLGSTSSLGPGISGPRGQAPDTLSYLDSVSLMSGTLESLADDVSSMGSDSEINGLALRKTDKYGFLGGSQYSGSLESSIPVDVARQRELKWLEMFSHWDKWLSRRFQKVKLRCRKGIPSSLRAKAWQYLSNSKELLEQNPGKFEELERAPGDPKWLDVIEKDLHRQFPFHEMFAARGGHGQQDLYRILKAYTIYRPDEGYCQAQAPVAAVLLMHMPAEQAFWCLVQICDKYLPGYYSAGLEAIQLDGEIFFALLRRASPLAHRHLRRQRIDPVLYMTEWFMCIFARTLPWASVLRVWDMFFCEGVKIIFRVALVLLRHTLGSVEKLRSCQGMYETMEQLRNLPQQCMQEDFLVHEVTNLPVTEALIERENSAQLKKWRETRGELQYRPSRRLHGSRAIHEERRRQQPPLGPSSSLLSLPGLKSRGSRAAGGAPSPPPPVRRASAGPAPGPLVTAEGLHPSLPSPTGNSTPLAPSKEARRQEKERQKQEKEREKERQKQEKERQKQEKKAQGRKLSLRRKADGPPAPQDGGDRSSASEARQDAYF, from the exons ATGGAGACGGGCCCGGCGCCCCTGGTGGCCCCGCCGCGCCGTCATGGCGCCCCCGCGGCCCCGTCGCCGCCGCCCCGCGGCTCCCGGGCCGGGCCCGTCGTGGTGGTAGCTCCGGGGCCGCCAGTGACCACGGCCACTTCGGCCCCGGTCACCCTGGTGGCCCCCGGGGAGGCGCGGCCCGCATGGGTACCGGGTCCAGCCCAGACCTCGGACTCGGCCCTGGCTCCCGCCCCGACAGTCACCGGCAGCACGGAGGTGGGGCTGACCCTGGAGGCCTCACCCGAAGCCCTGAGGGCGCAGGTCTCCGACCCAGAGCCCTTGGTGCCTGAGGCTGTGGCAGGAGCCGAGAGGTCCATGGCTCTGGCCCCAGGGGCAGACTCTCCGAAGACGGAGGAGGCCAGAACCTCACCCGATCCTGGGCCAGGTACCCTCACCGGGACCTGCACCAGGACCCCTTCAAGAACGGCTCCTGGGGCCCTGACCGCCAAACCCCCGCTTGCCCCCAAGCCGGGAACCACTGTGGCCTCAGGAGTGACTGCACGGGTTGCAGCAGTGACAGCAGGACAGGTGACAAGTGGACATGGAGCTGCAGCATCAGCATCAACAGGACAGGCACCAGAGGACccctcagggcctggcacaggccCTTCAGGGACATGTGAGGCCCCGGTAGCTGTCGTGACGGTGACCCCAGCTCTGGAGCCTGCTGAAAACTCTCAGGACCTAGGCTCCACGTCCAGCCTGGGACCTGGAATCTCTGGGCCTCGAGGGCAGGCTCCAGACACTCTGAGCTACTTGGACTCCGTGAGCCTCATGTCTGGGACCTTAGAGTCCTTGGCGGATGATGTGAGCTCCATGGGCTCAGACTCGGAGATAAATGGGCTGGCCCTGCGCAAGACGGACAAGTACGGCTTCCTTGGGGGCAGCCAGTATTCGGGCAGCCT agAGAGCTCCATTCCTGTGGATGTGGCTCGGCAGCGGGAGCTCAAATGGCTGGAGATGTTCAGTCACTGGGATAAATGGCTTTCACGGCGTTTCCAGAAG GTGAAGCTGCGCTGCCGGAAGGGGATCCCATCCTCCCTCAGAGCCAAGGCCTGGCAGTACTTGTCCAATAGCAAGGAACTCCTGGAGCAGAACCCGGGCAAGTTTGAG GAGTTGGAACGGGCTCCTGGGGACCCTAAGTGGCTGGATGTGATTGAGAAGGACCTGCACCGTCAGTTCCCTTTCCATGAGATGTTTGCTGCTCGAGGCGGGCATGG GCAACAGGACCTGTATCGAATCCTGAAGGCCTACACTATCTACCGGCCTGACGAGGGCTACTGCCAGGCCCAGGCCCCCGTGGCCGCAGTGCTGCTCATGCACATGCCTGCTGAG CAAGCCTTTTGGTGCCTGGTGCAGATCTGCGACAAGTACCTCCCCGGTTACTATAGTGCAGGGCTG GAGGCCATTCAACTGGATGGAGAAATCTTTTTTGCGCTGTTGCGCCGGGCCTCCCCACTGGCACATCGGCACCTGCGACGGCAGCGCATTGACCCCGTGCTGTACATGACAGAATGGTTCATGTGCATCTTTGCCCGCACTCTTCCCTGGGCTTCAGTGCTACGTGTCTGGGATATGTTCTTCTGTGAAG GCGTCAAGATCATCTTCCGGGTGGCCCTGGTGCTGCTGCGGCACACGCTGGGCTCTGTGGAGAAGCTGCGCTCCTGCCAAGGCATGTATGAAACCATGGAGCAGCTGCGCAATCTGCCCCAACAGTGCATGCAGGAGGACTTCCTGGTGCATGAG GTGACCAACCTCCCAGTGACAGAAGCACTGATTGAGCGAGAGAACTCGGCCCAGCTCAAGAAGTGGCGGGAAACCCGGGGCGAGCTGCAGTATCGGCCCTCACGGAGACTACACGGTTCCCGGGCGATCCATGAGGAGCGTCGGCGGCAGCAGCCACCCCtgggcccctcctccagcctcctcaGCCTCCCTGGCCTCAAGAGCCGAGGCTCTCGGGCAGCTGGAGGGGccccctctccaccccctcctGTCCGCAGGGCCAGTGCTGGGCCTGCCCCAGGGCCTCTGGTCACCGCTGAGGGACTGCATCCATCCCTTCCTTCGCCTACTGGCAACAGCACCCCGCTGGCTCCCAGCAAGGAGGCCCGGAGGCAGGAGAAGGAGCGGCAGAAACAGGAAAAGGAACGTGAGAAGGAGCGGCAGAAGCAGGAGAAGGAGCGGCAGAAGCAGGAGAAGAAGGCTCAGGGCAGGAAGCTCTCGCTGCGTCGGAAGGCAGATggacccccagccccccaggatGGCGGGGACAGGTCCTCAGCATCAGAGGCCCGGCAGGATGCTTACTTCTGA
- the CD2BP2 gene encoding CD2 antigen cytoplasmic tail-binding protein 2 isoform X4, translating into MPKRKVTFQGVGDEDDEDEISPPKKKLVDPVAGAGGPGSRFKGKHSLDSDEEDDDEGSSKYDILASEDVEGQEAATLPSEGGVRITPFNLQEEMEEGHFDADGNYFLNREAQIRDSWLDNIDWVKIRERPPNQRPPSDSEEEDSLGQTPMSAQALLEGLLELMLPRETVAGALRRLGARGGGKGGSKGPGRPSSPQRLDRLSGLADQMVARGNLGVYQETRERLAMRLKGLGCQTQGPRDPTAPPSLDMFAEEVAEGELETPTPAQRGDAESPGDGLADVMWEYKWENTGDAELYGPFSSTQMQTWVNEGYFPDGVYCRKMDTPGGQFYNSKRIDFDLYT; encoded by the exons ATGCCAAAGAGGAAAGTGACCTTCCAAGGCGTGGGAGATGAGGATGATGAGGATGAAATCAGTCCCCCCAAGAAAAAG TTGGTGGACCCTGTGGCTGGGGCAGGAGGTCCTGGGAGCCGCTTCAAAGGCAAACACTCTTTGGACAGCGATGAGGAGGATGATGATGAAGGGTCCAGCAAATATGACATCCTGGCCTCAGAAGATGTAGAAG GTCAGGAAGCAGCCACACTCCCCAGTGAGGGAGGTGTGCGGATCACACCCTTCAACCTGCAGGAAGAGATGGAGGAAGGCCACTTTGATGCTGATGGCAACTATTTCCTGAACCGGGAAGCTCAGATCCGAGACAGCTGGCTGGACAACATTGATTGG GTAAAGATCAGGGAGCGGCCGCCCAATCAGCGGCCGCCGTCAGACTCAGAGGAGGAGGACAGCTTGGGCCAGACACCAATGAGCGCCCAAGCCCTCCTGGAGGGCCTTCTGGAGCTGATGTTGCCAAGAGAGACAGTGGCTGGGGCACTGAGGCGCCTGGGAGCCCGAGGAGGAGGCAAAGGGGGCAGCAAGGGGCCTGGGCGGCCCAGTTCCCCCCAGCGCCTGGACCGGCTCTCCGGGTTGGCTGACCAGATGGTGGCTCGGGGCAACCTCGGAGTGTATCAGGAGACAAGGGAACGATTGGCCATGCGGCTGAAGGGGTTGGGGTGCCAGACCCAGGGACCCCGTGACCCCACAGCCCCACCCTCCCTGGACATGTTTGCTGAGGAAGTGGCGGAGGGGGAGCTGGAGACCCCAACCCCTGCCCAGAGAGGAG ACGCAGAGTCGCCCGGAGATGGTCTGGCCGACGTGATGTGGGAATATAAGTGGGAGAACACAGGGGATGCTGAGCTGTATGGACCCTTCTCCAGCACCCAGATGCAG ACCTGGGTGAATGAAGGCTATTTCCCGGACGGTGTGTATTGCCGGAAGATGGACACCCCCGGCGGACAGTTCTACAATTCCAAACGGATTGATTTTGACCTCTACACCTGA
- the CD2BP2 gene encoding CD2 antigen cytoplasmic tail-binding protein 2 isoform X2 has protein sequence MPKRKVTFQGVGDEDDEDEISPPKKKLVDPVAGAGGPGSRFKGKHSLDSDEEDDDEGSSKYDILASEDVEAWDACVFGAGQEAATLPSEGGVRITPFNLQEEMEEGHFDADGNYFLNREAQIRDSWLDNIDWVKIRERPPNQRPPSDSEEEDSLGQTPMSAQALLEGLLELMLPRETVAGALRRLGARGGGKGGSKGPGRPSSPQRLDRLSGLADQMVARGNLGVYQETRERLAMRLKGLGCQTQGPRDPTAPPSLDMFAEEVAEGELETPTPAQRGDAESPGDGLADVMWEYKWENTGDAELYGPFSSTQMQTWVNEGYFPDGVYCRKMDTPGGQFYNSKRIDFDLYT, from the exons ATGCCAAAGAGGAAAGTGACCTTCCAAGGCGTGGGAGATGAGGATGATGAGGATGAAATCAGTCCCCCCAAGAAAAAG TTGGTGGACCCTGTGGCTGGGGCAGGAGGTCCTGGGAGCCGCTTCAAAGGCAAACACTCTTTGGACAGCGATGAGGAGGATGATGATGAAGGGTCCAGCAAATATGACATCCTGGCCTCAGAAGATGTAGAAG CATGGGACGCCTGTGTCTTTGGTGCAGGTCAGGAAGCAGCCACACTCCCCAGTGAGGGAGGTGTGCGGATCACACCCTTCAACCTGCAGGAAGAGATGGAGGAAGGCCACTTTGATGCTGATGGCAACTATTTCCTGAACCGGGAAGCTCAGATCCGAGACAGCTGGCTGGACAACATTGATTGG GTAAAGATCAGGGAGCGGCCGCCCAATCAGCGGCCGCCGTCAGACTCAGAGGAGGAGGACAGCTTGGGCCAGACACCAATGAGCGCCCAAGCCCTCCTGGAGGGCCTTCTGGAGCTGATGTTGCCAAGAGAGACAGTGGCTGGGGCACTGAGGCGCCTGGGAGCCCGAGGAGGAGGCAAAGGGGGCAGCAAGGGGCCTGGGCGGCCCAGTTCCCCCCAGCGCCTGGACCGGCTCTCCGGGTTGGCTGACCAGATGGTGGCTCGGGGCAACCTCGGAGTGTATCAGGAGACAAGGGAACGATTGGCCATGCGGCTGAAGGGGTTGGGGTGCCAGACCCAGGGACCCCGTGACCCCACAGCCCCACCCTCCCTGGACATGTTTGCTGAGGAAGTGGCGGAGGGGGAGCTGGAGACCCCAACCCCTGCCCAGAGAGGAG ACGCAGAGTCGCCCGGAGATGGTCTGGCCGACGTGATGTGGGAATATAAGTGGGAGAACACAGGGGATGCTGAGCTGTATGGACCCTTCTCCAGCACCCAGATGCAG ACCTGGGTGAATGAAGGCTATTTCCCGGACGGTGTGTATTGCCGGAAGATGGACACCCCCGGCGGACAGTTCTACAATTCCAAACGGATTGATTTTGACCTCTACACCTGA